The stretch of DNA atataatgacaaaatgatacttgcagcagataaaatgatacttttggctgataaaatgatacttttacgtgtcatagctgataaaatgatacttttggctgataaaatgatagtcatagctgataaaatgatacttttggctgataaaatgatagtcataggtgataaaatgatacttctgaattatataatgacaaaatgatacttgcagcagataaaatgatacttttggctgataaaatgatagtcatagctgataaaatgatagtcataggtgataaaatgatacttctgaattatataatgacaaaatgatacttgcagcagataaaatgatacttcttactaataaaatgatacttttggctgataaaatgatagtcatagctgataaaatgatactttgctgataaaatgatactcatagctgataaaatgatacttttggctgataaaatgatagtcatagctgataaatataattcatttttatgttatattcTGAAGGTATTGCATGATTTTTGCTCCATTCACTGGAAAAGATAACCATTCTAGACCAGTTACATTTGGAGCTGGCTTGTTATCAAGTGAAGGTAGAGAATCCTATTCTTGGTTGTTTGGCTGTTTTGTTCGATGCATGGGGGTAGCACCCAAATTGATTATCACTGATCAAGATTGGGGGATCAAACTTGCTGTTCAACAAGTACTTTTACAAACAAGGCACCGATGGTGTATGTGGCATATCATGGTTAAGGTGTCAGATAAGTTGCCCAAATCTTTACTTGGTAATGAAGATTTCAAAAAAGAGTTGAATGCATGTGTTTGGTCTGATTTGTTAGAGCCTGATGAGTTTGATATAATATGGAATGATATAATGGAACGGTATGGATTAGAAGACGTGAACTGGTTTGGATCAATGTTTGAAGATAGAGAATTCTGGGTTCCTGCTTATTTTCGAGATTTTCCCATGGGGTCGCTTCTTAGGACTACATCGATGTCTGAATCGGAGAATagcttttttaaaaactacacAAAGCCACGTGCAAATCTTGTACAGttcatcaatttctttaattatgcTGTGGGAGATCAAAGGAATGCCAATTCACGATTGAACTACTTGGATTACTCAACTATTCCTGATTTGTCAACCCAATTGCCTATTGAGAAGCATGCATCTACAATCTACACTGATTCTATTTTCAAACATGTACAACAGGAAATAAGTATGGTATGTGAGATTGTTTCTATAACTACTGTTGAGGATAACATCAAGATGCATCAGGTCAAGGACCAATATGGTAGAACATGGGATGTTAAGTATGATTGTAAGCAAGACACATTCGACTGTAGTTGCAAGAAGTTTTCCAGAATTGGTTTGTTATGTtgtcatatattttgtttgttgaagaatAAGTCTGCTAATCTCATTCCTGAGAAATATTTTGGTCGAAGGTGGTTGAAGAGCTCTTTACTAAAGGCAGCCCATGGTCTACCATCTGAGGAACAACAACCATTTGAACGTGTGTTCCATTTTTAAccttatttgtaaaaattctatttttcagtCAGAGAAATGATAgtatttattgtaataatgTTATCTTTTATCTTGCAGATTTGGATGAAAAGCAGGAAGTTAAGAAAAAGTTGTTCTCCAACTTTTATCGATTAGTCCAAAAGTCTGAAGGAAGTATGGATCATTTGTCTTTGTTAAGTGCTGGTCTTGATGATTTGGAACAGcatatatttggaaattgtGCAGCACCTTCAGTCattgaaaagaagaagatggttgaggatttttatggaatggcAGTACCTGATGTAATTGATGTACATCCTCCAGACGTTGTTAGTACCAAAGGATCAGCTAGTGGCAGAGTAGCAAAGAGGGAGAGTGCAATAAGGAAAGCAAATAAGCCTCTACGACGGTGTGGTAAATGTCATGAGATGGGTCGTCATGATTCAAGAAATTGTGGTAGAGTCAATGAGAAGACAGATTGAAGCCATTTGATATAGTTTAGGTATTTTTGGtgtataaaatgacatttttgtttaataaaatgatactttgggcttataaaatgacattttggCTGATAACatgattcttttgtttataaactgataaaatgatactttaacctgaaaaaatgatactcgcagcaaataaaatgacaataacCTTATAAAATGATGTATAAGCTGGAAAAAATGACATataagctgataaaatgatactctcaacggataaaatgatattttaatctgacaaaatgatatataagctgataaaatgatacttggagcagataaaatgataaaatgatacttctgactgataaaatgatacttctgaattatataatgacaaaatgatacttgcagtagataaaatgatactttgggcttataaaatgacattttggCTGATAACatcattcttttgtttataaactgataaaatgatactttaacctgaaaaaatgatacttggagcagataaaatgataaaatgatataaaatgatact from Salvia hispanica cultivar TCC Black 2014 unplaced genomic scaffold, UniMelb_Shisp_WGS_1.0 HiC_scaffold_47, whole genome shotgun sequence encodes:
- the LOC125199345 gene encoding protein FAR1-RELATED SEQUENCE 5-like, with protein sequence MIFAPFTGKDNHSRPVTFGAGLLSSEGRESYSWLFGCFVRCMGVAPKLIITDQDWGIKLAVQQVLLQTRHRWCMWHIMVKVSDKLPKSLLGNEDFKKELNACVWSDLLEPDEFDIIWNDIMERYGLEDVNWFGSMFEDREFWVPAYFRDFPMGSLLRTTSMSESENSFFKNYTKPRANLVQFINFFNYAVGDQRNANSRLNYLDYSTIPDLSTQLPIEKHASTIYTDSIFKHVQQEISMVCEIVSITTVEDNIKMHQVKDQYGRTWDVKYDCKQDTFDCSCKKFSRIGLLCCHIFCLLKNKSANLIPEKYFGRRWLKSSLLKAAHGLPSEEQQPFEHLDEKQEVKKKLFSNFYRLVQKSEGSMDHLSLLSAGLDDLEQHIFGNCAAPSVIEKKKMVEDFYGMAVPDVIDVHPPDVVSTKGSASGRVAKRESAIRKANKPLRRCGKCHEMGRHDSRNCGRVNEKTD